The following are from one region of the Prionailurus bengalensis isolate Pbe53 chromosome A2, Fcat_Pben_1.1_paternal_pri, whole genome shotgun sequence genome:
- the JUNB gene encoding transcription factor jun-B, translated as MCTKMEQPFYHDDSYAAAGYGRAPGGLSLHDYKLLKPSLALNLADPYRSLKAPGARGPGPEGSGGSSYFSGQGSDTGASLKLASSELERLIVPNSNGVITTTPTPPGQYFYPRGGGSGGGAGGAGGGVTEEQEGFADGFVKALDDLHKMNHVTPPNVSLGASSGPPAGPGGVYAGPEPPPVYTNLSSYSPASAPSGGAGAAVGTGSSYPTATISYLPHAPPFAGGHPAQLGLGRGASTFKEEPQTVPEARSRDATPPVSPINMEDQERIKVERKRLRNRLAATKCRKRKLERIARLEDKVKTLKAENAGLSSTAGLLREQVAQLKQKVMTHVSNGCQLLLGVKGHAF; from the coding sequence ATGTGCACTAAAATGGAACAGCCCTTCTACCACGACGACTCATACGCAGCAGCGGGATACGGCCGGGCTCCGGGCGGCCTTTCTCTACACGACTACAAACTCCTGAAACCCAGCCTGGCGCTCAACCTGGCCGACCCTTACCGAAGTCTCAAAGCGCCCGGGGCGCGGGGCCCAGGACCAGAGGGCAGCGGTGGCAGCAGCTACTTCTCCGGCCAGGGTTCGGACACAGGCGCATCGCTCAAGCTTGCCTCATCAGAGCTGGAGCGCCTGATCGTCCCCAACAGCAACGGTGTGATCACGACGACGCCCACGCCCCCGGGACAGTACTTTTACCCCCGCGGGGGAGGCAGCGGCGGAGGTGCGGGGGGCGCCGGGGGCGGTGTCACCGAGGAGCAGGAGGGCTTCGCTGACGGCTTTGTCAAAGCCCTGGACGACCTGCACAAGATGAACCACGTGACGCCCCCCAACGTGTCCCTGGGCGCCAGCTCGGGGCCCCCGGCTGGGCCCGGGGGCGTCTACGCCGGCCCGGAGCCTCCTCCCGTCTACACCAACCTGAGCAGCTATTCCCCAGCCTCTGCGCCCTCTGGAGGCGCCGGGGCCGCCGTCGGGACTGGGAGCTCGTACCCGACGGCCACCATCAGCTACCTCCCACACGCACCGCCCTTCGCTGGCGGCCACCCGGCGCAACTGGGTCTGGGCCGCGGCGCTTCCACCTTCAAGGAGGAACCGCAGACCGTGCCTGAGGCGCGCAGCCGTGACGCCACCCCACCGGTGTCCCCCATCAATATGGAAGACCAGGAGCGCATCAAAGTGGAGCGCAAGCGGCTGCGGAACCGGCTGGCGGCCACCAAGTGCCGGAAGCGGAAGCTGGAGCGCATCGCGCGCCTGGAGGACAAGGTGAAGACACTCAAGGCCGAGAACGCGGGGCTGTCGAGCACTGCTGGGCTCCTTCGGGAACAAGTGGCCCAGCTTAAACAGAAGGTCATGACCCATGTCAGCAACGGCTGCCAGCTGCTGCTCGGGGTCAAGGGACACGCCTtctga
- the PRDX2 gene encoding peroxiredoxin-2 produces MTSGKAHVGKPAPDFHATAVVDGAFKEVKLSDYTGKYLVLFFYPLDFTFVCPTEIIAFSERAEDFRKLGCEVLGVSVDSQFTHLAWINTPRKEGGLGPLNIPLLADVTRSLSEDYGVLKEDEGIAYRGLFIIDGKGVLRQITVNDLPVGRSVDEALRLVQAFQYTDEHGEVCPAGWKPGSDTIKPNVDDSKEYFSKHN; encoded by the exons ATGACCTCTGGCAAAGCGCACGTCGGAAAGCCCGCCCCGGACTTCCACGCCACCGCCGTGGTGGATGGCGCCTTCAAGGAGGTGAAGCTTTCCGATTACACAG ggaAATACTTGGTCCTCTTTTTCTACCCGCTGGACTTCACCTTTGTCTGCCCCACGGAGATCATCGCTTTCAGCGAGCGTGCTGAGGACTTCCGCAAGCTGGGCTGTGAGGTGCTGGGGGTCTCTGTCGACTCTCAGTTCACCCACCTGGCTTG GATCAACACTCCCAGGAAGGAAGGGGGCTTGGGTCCCCTGAACATCCCCCTGCTGGCTGATGTAACCAGAAGTTTGTCTGAAGATTATGGAGTCCTGAAGGAAGATGAGGGCATTGCCTACAG GGGCCTCTTTATCATCGATGGCAAGGGTGTCCTTCGCCAGATCACTGTCAATGATTTGCCTGTGGGGCGCTCGGTGGACGAAGCTCTGAGGCTGGTCCAGGCCTTCCAGTACACGGACGAGCATGGCGAAG TCTGTCCCGCTGGTTGGAAGCCAGGCAGCGACACGATTAAACCCAACGTGGACGACAGCAAGGAATACTTCTCCAAACACAACTAG
- the LOC122486933 gene encoding thrombospondin type-1 domain-containing protein 8 isoform X2 — translation MAGSPAELLLPPLMLLLLATPAQFSPEYHYFGEQDEGDTWEQLRQQHQEKEVLDSILGPWGKWRCFCDLGKQERSREVVGTAPGPVFMDRENLVQVRPCRQRDCMSCKPTDCDWRP, via the exons ATGGCCGGGAGCCCGGCGGAGTTACTGCTGCCGCCTCTGATGCTCCTGCTGCTGGCGACCCCTGCCCAGTTCTCCCCCGAGTACCATTATTTCGGCGAGCAGGACGAAGGCGACACCTGGGAGCAGCTGCGGCAGCAGCATCAGGAGAAAG AAGTGTTGGACTCCATCCTTGGCCCGTGGGGAAAGTGGCGCTGTTTCTGTGACCTGGGCAAGCAAGAGCGCAGCCGCGAGGTGGTGGGCACAGCGCCGGGCCCGGTGTTCATGGACCGTGAAAATCTGGTGCAAGTGCGGCCCTGCAGACAACGTGACTGTATGTCCTGCAAACCGACCGATTGCGACTGGAGGCCCTGA
- the LOC122486933 gene encoding ribonuclease H2 subunit A isoform X1, which translates to MDLSELDRDSTGRCRLNSPVPAVCRKEPCILGVDEAGRGPVLGPMVYAICYCPLSRLADLEALKVADSKTLSESERDRLFVKMQEDGDFVGWALDVLSPNLISTSMLGRVKYNLNSLSHDTATGLVQFALDQGVKVAQVFVDTVGLPDTYQERLQQRFPGIEVTVKAKADALYPVVSAASICAKVARDQAVKNWHFVEKLQGLDADYGSGYPNDPKTKAWLRKHVEPVFGFPQFVRFSWRTAQSILEKEAEGVMWEDSLTGDQEGPGRITSYFGEGARVRPRLPHRYFEERGLESATTL; encoded by the exons ATGGATCTCAGCGAGCTGGACAGAGACAGTACGGGCCGCTGTCGCCTGAACTCGCCCGTGCCTGCGGTGTGCCGCAAGGAGCCCTGCATCCTGGGTGTCGATGAAGCGGGACGGGGCCCCGTGCTGG GCCCCATGGTCTACGCCATCTGTTATTGCCCCCTGTCTCGTCTGGCAGATCTGGAAGCCCTGAAAGTGGCAG ACTCAAAGACCCTATCGGAGAGCGAGCGAGACAGGCTCTTTGTGAAAATGCAGGAGGACGGGGACTTTGTGGGCTGGGCATTGGACGTGCTGTCTCCAAACCTCATCTCTACCAGCATGCTTGGGCG GGTCAAGTACAACCTGAATTCCCTCTCCCATGATACAGCCACTGGGCTGGTACAGTTTGCATTGGACCAGGGTGTGAAAGTTGCCCAG GTGTTTGTGGACACTGTGGGGCTACCAGACACCTACCAAGAGCGGCTGCAGCAGCGCTTTCCCGGCATCGAGGTGACAGTCAAGGCCAAAGCGGATGCCCTGTACCCTGTGGTCAGCGCCGCCAGTATCTGTGCCAAG GTGGCCCGTGACCAGGCTGTGAAGAATTGGCACTTTGTGGAAAAACTCCAGGGCCTGGACGCCGATTATGGGTCCGGTTACCCCAATG ATCCCAAGACCAAAGCCTGGCTGAGGAAGCATGTGGAGCCCGTGTTCGGCTTCCCCCAGTTTGTCCGGTTCAGCTGGCGCACGGCCCAGAGCAtcctggagaaggaggcagaaggcgTTATGTG GGAGGACTCACTGACAGGGGATCAGGAGGGACCTGGGAGGATCACGTCTTACTTCGGCGAAGGCGCCCGAGTCCGCCCCCGCCTGCCCCACCGGTACTTCGAGGAGCGGGGTCTGGAGTCAGCCACCACTCTCTAG
- the RTBDN gene encoding retbindin isoform X1 encodes MACRGHTRPRGLPWALRLTLVWILLGSCGGSRPLPALSRRHHRLATDFGTVQLHLAEMDTPEASDPGAVPERCGEPSPGCESFLGHLQAALQSRFRLLLLGIRQAQPLCSELCDVWFATCESDITCGPTWLPFPEKRGCEPGCATYEQTFADGADLCRSVLGYVLPVAAPGADHCLNISISVLPGRRHERRAREISFPRSRRSRTWILDAAGSGSGSGSGSGP; translated from the exons ATGGCCTGCAGGGGCCACACTCGACCCAGGGGCCTGCCCTGGGCCCTAAGACTGACCCTGGTGTGGATCCTGCTGGGGTCCTGTGGAGGGAGCCGCCCACTCCCAGCTCTGTCCCGGAGACACCATAGGCTGGCGACCGATTTCGGCACAGTCCAGCTGCACCTTGCGG AGATGGACACGCCAGAGGCATCGGACCCTGGGGCGGTCCCAGAACGCTGTGGGGAGCCGAGCCCTGG GTGCGAATCCTTCCTGGGACATCTCCAAGCTGCCCTCCAGAGTCGCTTCCGCCTGCTGTTATTGGGGATACGCCAGGCGCAGCCGCTCTGTTCTGAGCTCTGCGATGTCTG GTTTGCCACCTGCGAAAGTGATATTACCTGCGGCCCAACTTGGCTTCCATTCCCAGAAAAGAGGGGCTGTGAGCCTGGCTGCGCTACCTATGAGCAG ACGTTTGCGGATGGGGCAGACCTTTGCCGCTCAGTCCTGGGCTACGTGCTGCCGGTAGCAGCTCCTGGCGCGGATCACTGCCTCAACATTTCCATCTCGGTACTGCCGGGTCGCAGACACGAACGGAGGGCCCGGGAAATCAGTTTCCCGCGGTCCCGCCGCTCCCGCACCTGGATCCTGGATGCTGCGGGCAGCGGGAGTGGTAGTGGAAGCGGCAGCGGCCCCTAG
- the RTBDN gene encoding retbindin isoform X2, producing MDKGKVDMACRGHTRPRGLPWALRLTLVWILLGSCGGSRPLPALSRRHHRLATDFGTVQLHLAEMDTPEASDPGAVPERCGEPSPGCESFLGHLQAALQSRFRLLLLGIRQAQPLCSELCDVWFATCESDITCGPTWLPFPEKRGCEPGCATYEQTFADGADLCRSVLGYVLPVAAPGADHCLNISISVLPGRRHERRAREISFPRSRRSRTWILDAAGSGSGSGSGSGP from the exons ATGGACAAGGGGAAG GTGGACATGGCCTGCAGGGGCCACACTCGACCCAGGGGCCTGCCCTGGGCCCTAAGACTGACCCTGGTGTGGATCCTGCTGGGGTCCTGTGGAGGGAGCCGCCCACTCCCAGCTCTGTCCCGGAGACACCATAGGCTGGCGACCGATTTCGGCACAGTCCAGCTGCACCTTGCGG AGATGGACACGCCAGAGGCATCGGACCCTGGGGCGGTCCCAGAACGCTGTGGGGAGCCGAGCCCTGG GTGCGAATCCTTCCTGGGACATCTCCAAGCTGCCCTCCAGAGTCGCTTCCGCCTGCTGTTATTGGGGATACGCCAGGCGCAGCCGCTCTGTTCTGAGCTCTGCGATGTCTG GTTTGCCACCTGCGAAAGTGATATTACCTGCGGCCCAACTTGGCTTCCATTCCCAGAAAAGAGGGGCTGTGAGCCTGGCTGCGCTACCTATGAGCAG ACGTTTGCGGATGGGGCAGACCTTTGCCGCTCAGTCCTGGGCTACGTGCTGCCGGTAGCAGCTCCTGGCGCGGATCACTGCCTCAACATTTCCATCTCGGTACTGCCGGGTCGCAGACACGAACGGAGGGCCCGGGAAATCAGTTTCCCGCGGTCCCGCCGCTCCCGCACCTGGATCCTGGATGCTGCGGGCAGCGGGAGTGGTAGTGGAAGCGGCAGCGGCCCCTAG